ctatgaacgaacgatgaacgatgaataggaactatgaacgaacgatgaacgatcgaatgatcgaacgaacgaacgatcagaatttcggcagcataacggcagggaaaagattatttggacgaacgaacggacgaacgatcgaatgatcggacgaacgaacgatcggaatttcggcagcataacggcaggacaaagattatctggaagaacgatgaatagggactatgaacgaacgatgaacgatcgaatgatcgaacgaacgaacgatcggaatttcggaagcataacagcaggaaaaagattatttggacgaacgaacggacgaacgatcgaatgatcggacgaacgaaccatgaacgattggacgaacgaacgaacaaactaagaacagggggacgaacgatcgaagaacgaacgaacgatccttgtgctagtgtgtgcttgtgtggaacatggagtgggggtgtgggggggaagagagttgccatgaaatggcttggggtgggatgagaggaggcccttgcccctctatttatagccatggtgggggattagggggagggatgagaggattagtgggaggatgagaggattagtgggagattagcatggatttgtcttgtataagtgtaattagcttgtagagctcaccgtatgacactggaggcgtacatatacgtatgagaatgaggaaagttatgaagaaaatatttgtagggacttgaaaaatgattctgaaggtatttcttaggaagaaaatacttggaggatTATTGGTGGAACACCTGGGCAATATTTCCGGAAAGaaattgaaggggattactcgggaaatatctgggcggtatttctggaaaaAATTTGAAGGGGATCGCTGgggaaacatttgtaggatattttgaggaggattttggagagaatatagaccactatattttatttgttgatatcaacttgcaaacaaacattttgaaacgaaatttgaaattcattttgaatttagagcaagtttgagaaaatttcaggatttgaatttttgggatgctacataatctcatctttaaaattaaaataattccagaaaagaCTGAAATTGTTTTTAATGCCCAAAAATTATCTTGAAGGCTCCCAAAATTCTAGTAAAATTCCTAGACGATTTGGCACCAATGAACTCAAAAAAACATATTTAGAACTTTTGAAAATATTTTgaagtacctcaaataaatagattttgaattTTAGAAAATAGAAGAATattaaaaaatatgaaaatttaccggaaACTTCTACAAGgtatattaacatgtttcaaacacttatttcacttagaaacactatgcacTATGCAGCagtatgaatgcaacaaccaagtcATTTCTAGGGCTAATACCAACATAGAACAAAATAACTCTCTATTGTTTTAATAAAGGAAAAAGAAAATCGAAGAAAGAAAAGAGTGacacctgaattttgagtatagaacaagaaaaattttataccccaaaattcagggtgttacggaGACGGGGCGAACGACCAAGCTCACGCCAAACGGACCCGCAAGGAAGGAACCTAGACCGACACTGTGGGGCCCCTGACAGCCGTGACAGGACACATCGTCACCAAACCATATCTGGACCATGTATGTAGTACCAAGGGGGACCACAGCAACAAAGTCTCTCTCACAACCGGGTTCTAGAGGCACCAGAACCTGGACGTGAAATAATCATCAAGTGTGAcatatatgatgactcatggtacaagaGAGAAATATTATTAATATTTTGTATAAATTTAGTTAAATTTATCGTTTTTTATCAATACGAATGCCATTACGATACTTTTTTTCAATGACGGAGCGAGTACGTCTGGTAGATACACAACTTCTAGCTAGGCTATTGGCCAGGACTACTACGCTGTCTACGCATGCACGACTATCATAGTCCGCTATTGGCATCTTTGCGTCCTTGAACACGAAATTAGAGAGACGACTTTCATCTTCTCCCACCACTTCTCACGTGTGTAAGCCTTGATGATGTACTTTACTCTAGTTGATACCAAATATTAAGAAAATCACATCGCCTAAAAAAATAGGAACAATTAAATACCCTAATACAATGATCTGCCTAGGTATCCCTCTATTTATAATAATAAGATTATATGCTTAAGTTTTGATCCAAACATGATTATTTATATGATGAAATGTTAAAATCAAAACTCTTAGTTAACTAATCCCATGTTCTAGATGAGATCAGGTTATAGAGGATTATGGAGCTAAAAGTCCATCTTACCTCTATTGATTATCTAACTGCTAGATTATAAAGTAAAAAAAAGGAAATTTCTCACTTTTATCCAACCATAATCATTCATTGTAAACCATATGACTTAACTGACCATTGTAATTTGTAATCCTGATTATAATAATCTCATGTATAATTTAAACTAATAAAGTTGCTATTGTTTTTATTTATACTTGACTATAGAGTATAAAATAGAAAGATATATGTGTTTTGTTGGCTAATTGGTTATGAATGTGGGTTTTGAGCAACAACCATGGTTAAAATCCTTATTTGTACGTAATTTTAGTTTTTTATTATTTAAATGTGGGGGAGCACAACGATGGTGGTCAAGGATGGCAATGGGGAATTATCGTCGGGGAATAGCTTTCCATCCTCATTCCCCAATGAAAAAAAATTCCCCGTAGGGATCCCCATGAACGCTTGCGACAGACATTTCTTCTCCATTTTCATTCCCCACGAGATAAATCCCTAATGGGGATCTTTAATTAGGATcaacattgtcacttatacacattgtcagaTGTAAGAAATCCTTATATGTACATCAaaataaacacatttatacaataAGTGATCCCTTAACAAGATAATTAAATATTACACAAAAATATAGAAACATacaagtttaacgggtccccatAGGGAATGTGGATGAGGAATGCTTCCTCATTCCCATTTACCCATCCGGAGAGAGTTTTTCCCGTTTACATCCCAGTGGGCTATGGGAAAGAAACTTCCCCATCCCGTCTCATGGATAAATTCCCCGCTTGGAATCGGGGCCAATTGCCATATCTAACGGTGGTGCTCTATATAATAGAGATTATAACAATACAGTTGTGATCTAAAGGACCCTAAATAAAAAATTCCTAATACGTCAGCAAACTTCACGGCAATAAATATTTTTTGTCCCCTCATTTTCCTTCTCACTTTTTATCTTGATTGCTGTGACATGTGTTAGGTAAAGAAAAAAGAAACCCCCTTCCTTCCTTGTTTGGACCGCACGTGGATAAAAATCTTTTTGTACTGACTTGAGTAAGTTTTTTgagttctaaagcaagactatgaCAAAAAATATAGATAGAGACAAGCTCATGCCAACTACCGAAGTCGTGATCAAAACTCTCAAGAATTACAGCCCTTTCGTCTTTTCGTTACATCTAAACACCTGTCAAGATAGAGTTCTATGTCATTCTGCATCAATTAGGGAAGTTAAATCATGCACGTATATTAGAGTTAATATGGACTTTTTTTCATGTTTCTTCTATTAGTATCTCTTAGGCAATAATATGTGACACACCATTATTTCTAAGAAAAATGTAGCAGGTGAACGTGACTCTTTTGTGATATGGTACATATAATAGATCACGACCATTCACCCcagatccaatggcctcccacacCTATCCCTTCGTGTATAGAGCAGGGTGAAAGTGACGAAGAATAACACTGGAGAgtgtttttttttgcaaaatagAGAGAGCATCAAGGGGCATTAGATCTCAGGTAGATGATTGTGATCTAATATGTGCACCTTGTGCAACAATAAGTCATGTGCACCTAATATGTTCCCTATTTCTAAAATATAGATGGTCTAGAGTTTAAAATTTGTACCAAAATATAAAATATTCTAGGCCCTCAATCCTCTCCTCTACTTTTTGTAGAAAATATTTATATTCCATTTAAACATAGCAGTAAGGTTCTATTTAGGAGAGCTTCAAGTATTTTAAACCTACCAAAAATCAACTCTGAATCTCATTTCTTACCCAAATGGCTACCAACACAGAATCTGGATTCATAAAAAACTTATTTGAGGGTTAGATCCATAGATTTCATGGAACAACTTGTTTTTTTCTTCACGTCGTCTTCCCCACATGAGCTATCGTGCACGCATGCATAGTTAGACAACACAAGTAACATTAGATAACTATCATACAAATAAGTTTGCCCCTTAAGGAAATAGGTGACGTCTAAGAGAGTGATGAATTAGAACTTCTCAAACTTTCTCTAAAAAGTGCAAACTATGTTTTTTCTAAGTGTTGttttctctaccgcaatggctaagtttcaatcctaaacaatctaaCTGTAAAGACaatattgaaacttaaatgcttaatataaatgcggaagctaaagagcaaggtagagaagcaaactctcgtgtatGACGCCGTTATTTttgccgaggtatccggaaccaccccggctaatcctcgttggtgcccctatgcaaagggaagcccacgcgagggccaagcaccttggtcgagtaactccatagagctgcgggccttctccacgtacAAGTgatgctcctctcggacgctccccgccgtctccactaacgagcttccggccgaaacgccacgggcctcgttccctccggtacacgatggCAGCCATGACACAAACGTGATTGTCATGGTCTCGACACAAACGTGAttgtcatggtctcgcaagacttacccactcagtacaattacaacggctcacacaagagccgagggttgtatagtttttctaaactcactcaattaACTAGAGATAACCTAGAGCAAtcactaaagcggtctaactaacctaagcacttcgcaaagcacctacgctaatcacgagtgattctattaagcacttggatgtatgagcacttgaaaatgtctatagtatgccttggtatgttgcttggactcccacacctccaaatggccggttgggggtatttatagcctcccccacacttctagccgttggatagaaagcaacagctttctgtcgatgggcacaccggacagttcggtgcacacctgacatacactgttcactgtccggtgcccgccacgtcagccgaccgttgggatcTGTAACAGTTGACCGTTCGATCCGACCGTTacccagattgtccggtgcacaccggacagtccagtgttacagcccgagagcgcccgttgtgggcctctctgcgcagattgTTCGGGTGTCCCACCGGATAGGGTACTGTTCACTATTCGGTGCACCCCCTGTGCGCTGGTTGATTGCCCTTGTttatggatttcttcgctgattcttTGGGCttattttgttcttgagtcttggacttctaagctctttttatgtctttatttgaggtgttgcatcctcagtgccttagtccaatcctcttcgcatcctgtgaactataagcataaacactagcaaacacattagtacacaggttatgttgatcatcaaacaccaaaacctattaagCCAAATGACTCggtgtccattttccttacacccaCCCCTTTTAATAGTATATTATCTACCCTGAACCTGATCAAACATTTCTTTACTTAACCTATTGACGGGTAAAATGAAATGTCCTACAAATATAGCTTGTCCTTGCAATTCCATCCCATCTCCTTTGTTGGTGATCACTCAGTCATCGAACCTATATCTTCATCAAATGATGAACAATGGTCATCCATTAATGTGTAGCCAACAATTCTACCTAGATCATTGCCCATAGCATGAAATTCCTCTCATTCTCTCATAAGTTCATTTGATCATCAATCAATTTGACCCAAGGTTTGATCTATCTTCAATAATTGATCCACTTCAAAGCTTCGCATGACCTTAATGGTTTATCGATCGCATCCTCGTCTGCTCTTCATCGTTGTCTCGGTCCATCTACGCTAAGCGCCCTCTACTTGTTCTTCACCGCCTTGGTTATCAATCGCACTCgaactcctaacttgtcatttaCACTTTCAACCTGGGTTTAAATAGTCTAATCTCGTATCTTGATCTTCTCCACACAGGCACATGACATTATGGCATATCTCATACTCAATAGCTTCTTCAACACCACTAGTTGAGCACTTGCATCATACAGAAGTCACTTCTCTATCATGGCTCTAATTCTTTCTCACGCTAGTGTACCTATGGACTAATTTTATGTTCACCTTGCATGATATAAGGAAGAGGAAGTTTTTTAGATATTATAATATAGGGAAGAGGAAGTTTTATTTTAGATATTAGATAGGGAACTTTATTACTCAGATAAGATATGGCTTGTTGCTGCTGTCTCTGCTGACCAGCTTGCGGAATATGATAGCTAGATGGGCGCACAAAATATATGGATAGATAACGAAGATCGTCTCGATATCATGCATTATGTAGCATTCTTTTTTTTAACACACAGTACAGCATACGTATATAATTCCCCAACGTAGGACAGTGGTTTTTCAGCATCAGAGCTTCTAGATGGACCAAATGAAATCCGGCAGAGACCCATTAATTGGCCAAGAAGCTAGCAATGCAAGATGTACTAGctagtattcgtcgtcctttttatCCGTTGCGCTAGAGGTAGCTTTTCTAGTGAAGCAACCAACAACAAAAAAAAAACTGAGATTAATTAAAGAAGGGAGAGCTAGCACTACGGCATCAGGATGCTTGCTTGCTAAAGGATGTACAGCAGCTGTCAGGCCGGACAATGACAATGACCACCACCGCACAAAACTCTCCCATTGGCTGACGACGACAGCTTTCGAGATCATCTATAACTAAAGCCCGGCCGGTATTAAAGCACAGCAATGTATTCCAGACTGTTCATGCATGCATGGTGTGGACGCAGTACTACTGTAACTATATATATATCCGGATTATTATTCAGTTCCATAGCTCGACAAGCCGATCTGATGAGATGAGAGCTGCCGAGTCACCCGGCTGATTCGAGTACTGTAACATTAGATCGAGGTCTTTTCAAGGTCGGCTTATTGATAGTACTGTTTACTTTGTGGAGCATTAATTAGACCTTAATTAATTTGCAAGCAATTAATCTTGGACTAGCTAGTAAAATAAATTTGATTTTAGGTTGGCTATAAAAAGCTAGAGCATTTCAAAAGAGCGAAAACATGGAGGCATCACCACTTATATGTACAGTAACTGTTTGATTCTCATGTATTTCTtgtcaaaagaaaagaaaaccaaaCCCACACCTTCGAACAGTGACTTGAAAGGTGCAGCACAAGCTAGAGAGCACTGCAGTTAGGGGAGGAGAGGGGACATATGCTTGTTAACTCCATCACGTCTATCTATCCTCAAGAGGAGCACACATAGAtggaaaaaagaagaagaagatgatgatatATACAACATGGGAAGTAAGAGTATTTTTCTGGGCATGCAATATTGCAACAAAAGCAGTCAGTGGGCGGAAAAGAAAAGAGGCCGGGGATGATTCCAGCGACGGTGATCGATGCATGCGTCCATGAGATGAGATATCTCTCCTCGATCTCTGCTGCTGTCTGctgtggagagagagagagagggggaagcCATGCATGGACGACCAACCAAGTGGCAACAACAACAAAGCTAGCATGCAGCAGTATATACGGCCGCTCGAATCGATCGACCAGCCTAGCCATAGCCTGCTTTCTCCAGGTCCTCTGAACCCGGGCCTGACCAAGCATGGGCATGGCTAGCTAGCTTATGCTGATCGATACagcagcatgcatgcatgcattacCAAAAGGCATGTCATGTTATTAGTTTTGGGACATGCATCGATCATTACACAGTGTAGGACGATGACGTGACACCGTTTTAATCGTCTTTTATTTATGGATGAAAGCAAAGCATGCATATCACAAACTCATATCATCGTATACACGCTCCGGGCCGGCCTAAGCCTCCCGGCAACAGGCCTCCACTTCGCTCGCCACTTCACTTGGTCGTCTTCTTCAGAATTtagatcacaaactcaacaagtCTCCTCGTCGGTCGACACAGATTTATAGTATATCCATAGATTAGGTGAGTACGAATGACGAGGTATGTGGCGTGGGGTAAGAAATTTTGTCTCTCGCTTTTTTCCTTGCTCGCGAGATTAGCGAcaccgagagaggaggtgctggatTATGGATAGCGAAATGAGCCGTGTCTAGCGGGCCGATTCGGGGCACGACCTATCCTGACACGATTCAAAGTGGGCCCATAACATATGTGGGTCACCTTTTTGGACCGCGGTGCTGACCTAACCCGACATGATTTTTTTATTATTAATATAAATATATTTACAATATCTATCATTTGTACAACATAAACAAACACGAGCTGCATTGGTTAGAGGCAAGCGCTTTGTTTCTTATGGCCACAGTTCAAATCCCAGCGGCCGTGCGGGGAGGGAGACGACGGACGTCAAAACTCCCACTTTAAAGGTGTATAGGACCGTCTTCAGTAGTCTATCTATAGATTACCTAAAAGTAATGTTTTGCACTGTTCTACACTATAGACTGTACTGTTCGCAGAGTAGAGTTTGAATATAGATATGAGGATAGATAAAGTGTTAGAGATAGGCTAAATGACAGTGATATGTGTATATATGGAAAAGCTAGTGAAGGAAAGGGAAAGCAAGCTATATATACATGAGCAGACAGTGTCACTGTGTGGTGCAGTTGAAGCCAGGCCAATAACTGAACTGATACTTTGGCTACCTCTACTACGAGCGGGCCGGACCGGACTGGACTGAACTGGACTGGACGGTCGGCCAGTCAAGTGCTGATAGATGATCGATCGGACAGGGGTTGCCATATATTCTTGCCCTTGTTTTGGGCCGCCCTACCTACGCTCGGCTTCCACGCGAACTGGGCCCTGCTGGGCTGCCGATTCACCCACGTCAACGTCTGCGTTGAGGCTATAGATGGTCAATAAACACGAGACTCGCGAGCCCGACACGAAGCCCACTGTTTGGGCTCGGTCCGAGCCCCACACGGCCCGGTTCTATGTGATCCTGGATCGGACTCGAACAGAAAACTAGGCACGATGGCACGGTCCTTTTAACTCTAAGCCTATTTATCCCCTTTTTTTACACTACAACATGCTTACCAGTCCCAGGAGGCTGCACGAGGTTCGAGGGGCCCTGCCAGAATGCATGCTTGGGCGCTTGCATTGGCGATCGATCTCTCCGCCTCCTCGGCTCCCGGTCCCGCCGCTTGAGCTTCTCAGCTGCCTTCCGCCTGCGCTTATTAATTTATGGCTTCGTTCGCTCAATTACTTCGCCGCTCTTCATATTCCAACAGCCGAGCAGGATGACAGGGCACGAGGTCGACGACGAACCCGAGGCGCGCGCACGGATGGAGCGCCGGCAAGTGCTCACTGCTACCGCCGCCGCTGCCGAGGCCGGTACGCTGCTGGGCAAGAGTGTGGCCGCCGATGCACGCTTGTCCTGCCCGGCCAGCTCCACGGCAGTGGAAGCAGGCGAGAGCAGCGGTGTCGTCGTTCAGGCCAAGGGCTCAGCAACAGGGCTTCCATCGCCACTCACCAAACAGATGAAGAAGAAGCTGCTTATCCTGGACCTTAATGGCCTGCTCGCCGACATCAACCAAGACAGGCACAACGCTCACCTGTCACATGGAACGATCCGAGGCAAACTAGGTACGTACGTGAATCAGATTAGCTGCTAGCTATCTAGGTAGCTTGAAAAATGATTTTATTATTCCACCTGAATCTTAATTTGTTGTCGGTGCTGATTATTGCAGTCTTCAAGAGGCCCTACTGCGACGATTTCCTGAGGTTCTGCATGCACCACTTCGAGCTGGGGATATGGTCATCAAGGCTCAGAGCGAACGTCGACGCGGCTGTCGACATCCTCATGGAAGACGACGTGAAGCAACGCCTGCTGTTTTGCTGGGTAATTAAGTGCATGCATATGCATGCGAGGAGACGTACGAGACGAGTTTAATTTATGCTGATCGTTATATGCGTCGGCCAGGACTTGTCTAAATGCACCGGCACTGGCTTCTACACCCTTGAGAACAAGACCAAGCCGCTGGTGTTGAAGGAGCTGAAGAAGCTGTGGGATGACCTTCCATGGCGCCAGCAAGGGGAGTTCTCGCCCTCCAACACTCTCCTCCTCGACGATTCACCCTACAAAGCTCTACGCAATCCGGTACGTACGGCCTTATTGCCTTTGTTCTTCTTCAAAATCCCCCTAGCAGCTACTACGTATCTGATGCATGCATGTCTGCTGCGTAGCCGCACACCGCCATTTTCCCTTGCCCCTATAGCTACAAGGACGACAAGGACGACGCACTGGGTACGTACACAGATTATTATATTATATTAGCTAGTACGTGTACTACAGTACAGAAGATGAGAGTGATGCTTGCTATTGCTATGCAGGACCTGGTGGAGATCTTCGCTTGTACCTGGAGAGCCTTGCCACCACTGCAGACGATGTCCAGCGTTACGTCAGGGACCACCCTTTCGGTCAGCCACCCATCACGGAGGCTCACAAGCACTGGGAATTCTACAGGCGGATACTACGTACTACTACTCAAGTAGAATGAAGAAGCAAGAAGCAGCAAGGCCAACTTCTTAATCAGTATCAGATGCAGGATCTTTTGTTTCTTCGTTTGTTAAGACATGCCAGCATTCAGTTTTTTTTTTTATTTCCAGTACGTTATTGTGGTTCTATTATGAACGTGCTCCAATCCAATTATCGATTTCTTCATGTTTCGCTGTTCCTTTCTaaccaaaaagaaaaaaaaatcgtTTCATGCTTGCGTTTCCTTTCACTGTAGCCCACGCATCATTAAAGCATGTACAATCTCACCTCTGTAGGTAGAATTGCAACCATATTACaccagcatgacgaaaaataactAATCATTCTCTTAAACAAATGGGGAGAAAAAGCAAGCGTATCATGTCAGGTCGTCATACGGTTTTACAAATTTTAGTCCTCGTCGCTGTCATCAAACACGACAGCCTTTCTACGATGCGAAACAGCCGGCTGCTTCCTTGGCGGAGAATCGTCGTggtcctcgtcgtcctcctcaGACACCAGCTCCTCGCGCCTTTGCCCACCACCCCCTGATTCTCTCTTACGTTTCGGTGCCTGCATCCCAAGTCCCATTTTGATTatttagaagaagaaaaaaaaactacACCAATGCCCCCTCCTCTGAACTGATTTCCGTGAACCTTCTTGTCTGATGTAAAGACATGAAGTATTGTTCCGTTCTTTGATATGTTAGCTTCAGAAGAATCTGAATCTAGGCC
This portion of the Zea mays cultivar B73 chromosome 2, Zm-B73-REFERENCE-NAM-5.0, whole genome shotgun sequence genome encodes:
- the LOC103648289 gene encoding probable C-terminal domain small phosphatase, which encodes MTGHEVDDEPEARARMERRQVLTATAAAAEAGTLLGKSVAADARLSCPASSTAVEAGESSGVVVQAKGSATGLPSPLTKQMKKKLLILDLNGLLADINQDRHNAHLSHGTIRGKLVFKRPYCDDFLRFCMHHFELGIWSSRLRANVDAAVDILMEDDVKQRLLFCWDLSKCTGTGFYTLENKTKPLVLKELKKLWDDLPWRQQGEFSPSNTLLLDDSPYKALRNPPHTAIFPCPYSYKDDKDDALGPGGDLRLYLESLATTADDVQRYVRDHPFGQPPITEAHKHWEFYRRILRTTTQVE